The proteins below come from a single Alligator mississippiensis isolate rAllMis1 chromosome 2, rAllMis1, whole genome shotgun sequence genomic window:
- the RHOD gene encoding rho-related GTP-binding protein RhoD isoform X1: MHQAARGHSQTAGTTEATGAEIKAVIVGDGGCGKTSLLMVFAKGDFPKAYVPTVFEKYTASFQIGSKTVQIHLWDTAGQEDYDRLRPLSYTEANIVLMCYDVTSPSSYDNILTKWYPEVNHFCKGVPIVLVGCKTDLRKDKAVLRKLHEDQLAPITYQKGESMAKTVHAIAYFECSAKFQENITNIFVEASSAALSAMRKSQRKRRPKRGCLIS, encoded by the exons ATGCATCAAGCAGCCAGGGGGCACAGTCAGACAGCAGGGACCACAGAGGCTACAGGGGCTGAGATCAAAGCTGTCATTGTGGGGGACGGTGGCTGTGGAAAGACCTCCCTGCTTATGGTCTTCGCCAAGGGGGATTTCCCCAAG GCCTATGTGCCCACAGTGTTTGAGAAGTATACTGCTTCCTTCCAGATTGGCAGCAAGACAGTGCAAATCCACCTTTGGGACACAGCAG GGCAGGAAGATTACGACCGGCTGCGCCCACTCTCCTACACAGAAGCCAACATTGTTCTCATGTGCTATGATGTCACCAGTCCCAGCAGCTATGACAATATTCTCACAAAG TGGTACCCAGAAGTGAATCACTTCTGCAAGGGAGTCCCCATCGTGCTGGTGGGCTGCAAAACCGACCTGAGGAAGGACAAGGCTGTGCTGAGGAAACTACATGAGGACCAGTTGGCACCCATCACCTACCAAAAG GGAGAGTCCATGGCCAAAACAGTTCATGCCATCGCCTACTTCGAGTGCTCGGCCAAGTTCCAGGAGAACATCACCAACATCTTCGTAGAGGCCTCCAGTGCTGCCCTGAGTGCCATGAGGAAGAGTCAGCGGAAGCGGAGACCCAAGAGGGGCTGCCTAATCTCCTAG
- the RHOD gene encoding rho-related GTP-binding protein RhoD isoform X2, translating into MHQAARGHSQTAGTTEATGAEIKAVIVGDGGCGKTSLLMVFAKGDFPKIGSKTVQIHLWDTAGQEDYDRLRPLSYTEANIVLMCYDVTSPSSYDNILTKWYPEVNHFCKGVPIVLVGCKTDLRKDKAVLRKLHEDQLAPITYQKGESMAKTVHAIAYFECSAKFQENITNIFVEASSAALSAMRKSQRKRRPKRGCLIS; encoded by the exons ATGCATCAAGCAGCCAGGGGGCACAGTCAGACAGCAGGGACCACAGAGGCTACAGGGGCTGAGATCAAAGCTGTCATTGTGGGGGACGGTGGCTGTGGAAAGACCTCCCTGCTTATGGTCTTCGCCAAGGGGGATTTCCCCAAG ATTGGCAGCAAGACAGTGCAAATCCACCTTTGGGACACAGCAG GGCAGGAAGATTACGACCGGCTGCGCCCACTCTCCTACACAGAAGCCAACATTGTTCTCATGTGCTATGATGTCACCAGTCCCAGCAGCTATGACAATATTCTCACAAAG TGGTACCCAGAAGTGAATCACTTCTGCAAGGGAGTCCCCATCGTGCTGGTGGGCTGCAAAACCGACCTGAGGAAGGACAAGGCTGTGCTGAGGAAACTACATGAGGACCAGTTGGCACCCATCACCTACCAAAAG GGAGAGTCCATGGCCAAAACAGTTCATGCCATCGCCTACTTCGAGTGCTCGGCCAAGTTCCAGGAGAACATCACCAACATCTTCGTAGAGGCCTCCAGTGCTGCCCTGAGTGCCATGAGGAAGAGTCAGCGGAAGCGGAGACCCAAGAGGGGCTGCCTAATCTCCTAG